The proteins below are encoded in one region of Maribacter aestuarii:
- a CDS encoding ABC transporter permease, producing the protein MLSTSLKIAFRGFIRNRFFTTFNLLSLVIGLFVAFVAFSYIKWEYSYDEFHENSENVYRLARTYRSQDYSVIGFKTWNEATAAEQQVLISGLKDIPGVETAAQFITSENLEFMEWNGKRVQEKNFLTTNTAQDFVSVFTWKPLAGSLSDFGTNYNRLILTESNANKFYDQHKGNFESLIGEVVQIGDNSYQVSAVIEDVPQNSHFDFSVAISDTRIPYWGSRIYLGLAENSSYKDIEGQINAAMSNINPNVTSDPLYKEHFLQPIEDIHLKSNILYEMKTPGNYTFLILIGGFALFIGIITLFNYANFTLAIKSKQGKSIGIKKAMGAKNKSVALQFFVEGILLALLAIPFLSLLIFLVMPAFNNLMNVDLNVSVLDDPIAIFLLLGLAILFGTLSSIAPSVVLSSKNALTLFKENLKDNRFEHFSVRKYLVISQFAILIIIISISYFVNSQMNFIEGKDLGFNKEGILYAYTSEEKLNAFQEKLRQIPEIKNVGNGSTLGIETFNQGTYKLQDVDAVFDDANQLYLDYEALKAYGIKSTIDFENETTRTTIINRTAAEKFAKVKNVAPQELIGTVVITEPEYVSEDGQVGFPFTIGGIFEDINLFSLKEEVTPYFIMLSPNVRMGGTSIIAFEPDKAAVVMDKIKTVYGEINESFPLEMNFLSENLAGLYEQEEQAVNLVFYLNILAVILASMGIIGITVFLVLARRKEIGIRKVLGASDVHIIKTTIKEYIFFIGVAFLVGWPIAYYGSRRWLSGFAYRIDIEQYIFLIVGLLVFLGTAFLVGLVALNAARKSPVKSLRTE; encoded by the coding sequence ATGTTAAGCACAAGTTTAAAAATAGCCTTTAGGGGATTTATAAGAAATCGATTTTTCACGACTTTCAATCTATTGAGTCTAGTAATTGGATTGTTCGTGGCATTCGTGGCTTTCAGTTATATTAAATGGGAGTATAGTTATGATGAGTTCCATGAAAATTCGGAAAACGTATATCGTTTGGCTCGTACGTACCGCTCACAAGATTATAGTGTCATTGGTTTTAAAACTTGGAACGAAGCAACCGCCGCAGAACAACAAGTCCTAATTTCGGGATTAAAAGATATTCCAGGGGTAGAAACTGCCGCTCAGTTCATCACTTCAGAGAATTTGGAGTTTATGGAATGGAACGGTAAACGGGTCCAAGAAAAAAACTTTCTGACCACCAATACCGCACAAGATTTTGTTTCTGTTTTTACTTGGAAACCCTTGGCCGGTAGCTTATCCGACTTTGGTACAAATTATAACCGTCTGATTTTAACGGAATCCAACGCAAATAAGTTTTATGACCAACATAAGGGTAATTTTGAATCTTTGATCGGGGAAGTAGTGCAAATTGGGGATAATAGCTATCAAGTTTCGGCTGTAATAGAAGATGTTCCACAAAACTCCCATTTTGATTTTTCTGTTGCTATCAGCGATACCCGAATTCCGTATTGGGGTAGTCGTATTTACTTGGGTCTTGCAGAAAACAGTTCCTATAAGGATATTGAAGGGCAGATTAATGCAGCTATGTCCAATATCAATCCCAACGTAACATCTGATCCACTTTACAAAGAACATTTTTTACAACCTATAGAAGATATTCACCTAAAGTCGAACATCCTTTATGAGATGAAGACCCCCGGAAATTATACGTTTCTAATTTTAATAGGTGGGTTTGCCCTATTTATCGGTATAATCACTCTTTTCAATTATGCCAATTTTACCTTGGCCATAAAATCAAAGCAAGGAAAATCCATTGGCATAAAAAAAGCGATGGGTGCTAAAAATAAGTCGGTCGCCTTACAATTTTTTGTGGAAGGTATTCTTTTGGCCCTATTGGCGATTCCTTTCCTTTCTCTGCTAATTTTCCTGGTGATGCCTGCTTTCAATAACTTGATGAATGTAGATCTCAACGTAAGTGTATTGGATGACCCCATTGCCATATTTCTTTTGTTGGGGCTGGCCATTCTGTTTGGTACGCTTTCAAGCATTGCCCCGTCCGTAGTTTTGTCATCCAAAAATGCACTGACGCTTTTTAAGGAGAATTTGAAGGATAATCGGTTTGAGCATTTCTCTGTCCGAAAATATTTAGTGATTAGTCAATTCGCTATTCTTATAATCATTATATCCATTTCCTACTTCGTCAACAGTCAAATGAACTTTATTGAGGGTAAAGACTTAGGATTTAATAAGGAGGGGATATTGTATGCTTATACCTCAGAAGAAAAACTGAACGCTTTTCAAGAAAAATTGCGTCAAATACCTGAGATAAAAAACGTGGGTAACGGATCAACGCTTGGGATAGAAACCTTTAATCAGGGAACGTATAAATTACAGGATGTGGATGCTGTCTTTGACGATGCCAACCAACTTTACCTCGACTATGAAGCACTAAAGGCCTACGGAATTAAATCGACGATAGATTTCGAAAATGAAACAACTAGAACTACTATCATCAATAGAACGGCAGCGGAAAAATTTGCAAAAGTGAAGAACGTTGCTCCCCAAGAACTAATTGGAACCGTAGTCATTACCGAGCCGGAATATGTTTCCGAGGATGGCCAGGTAGGTTTCCCATTTACCATTGGAGGTATCTTTGAGGATATCAATTTATTTTCCCTAAAGGAGGAGGTAACCCCTTACTTTATTATGCTTTCACCAAATGTAAGGATGGGTGGTACAAGTATTATTGCATTTGAGCCAGATAAGGCTGCTGTTGTAATGGATAAGATCAAGACGGTTTATGGGGAAATAAATGAGAGTTTTCCCTTGGAAATGAACTTTTTAAGCGAGAATCTTGCCGGACTTTACGAACAGGAAGAACAAGCTGTAAATCTTGTGTTTTATTTAAATATTTTGGCGGTTATCCTAGCATCCATGGGCATCATTGGAATCACTGTTTTTCTAGTTTTGGCTAGAAGAAAAGAAATTGGTATTCGGAAAGTTCTGGGTGCCTCAGACGTGCATATCATTAAAACCACAATAAAGGAGTACATATTCTTTATTGGGGT
- a CDS encoding ABC transporter permease, with product MFRNYLKIAWRNLLKNKGYSLINIGGLALGMAVTLIIGLWMHDELSHNSYFHNKDKIAQVFQSQTFNGRTGTGPAIPLPLEPALRNGYRDNFKYLMMASWTQDSYIKYKENSISRPGNYMQPMAPELLNLEIVKGEKDGLREINSIMLSASTAEALFGDEDPIGKVVKISNQYDLNVSAVYQDIPFNNTFNDTDYIIPWDNYVANREWIKNSLDNWGNNSFQMFVQLKENVDVADVSETIRNVKKDLNEDTAEFNPQIFLLPMEDWYLRNNFVDGKQVGGRIKYVWLFGIIGAFVLLLACINFMNLSTARSEKRAKEVGIRKSIGSQKGQLIYQFLSESFLVVLFAYVVAIGIVLLSLKGFNELALKEIAFPWSNTSFWILSVVFILFTALLAGSYPALYLSSFKPVDVLKGTFKSGKYAGLPRKVLVVLQFTVSVAFIIGTVIVMQQINHAKNRPIGYDREGLIQIPTWSADFEGKTDVMREQFISSGAAIAMATSSSPTTQIWSNRSGYTWEGKPEGFQEDFAWTEVSPEYASTLDLKVVQGRDFSREMASDSLGILINKTAVAYMGLENPVGTIIRDSDEEDPGPPMKIIGVVEDMIAQSPYEPVKQAWYVYDRHNNFSYYNLRLNPKQSANQSIAIIERVFKENFPAIPFQYDFVDDQYARKFAAEQRIGTLSGIFTALAILISCLGLFGLTSFVAEQRTKEIGVRKVLGASVFNVWNMLSKDFLKLVTISCFIAIPIAYYVMNGWLQDYPYRVILEWWIFALAVIGAMGVTVLTVSFQAIRAAKQNPVKSLRTE from the coding sequence ATGTTTAGAAACTATTTGAAAATCGCCTGGAGGAACCTTTTAAAAAATAAGGGATATTCCTTGATAAATATTGGCGGATTAGCCCTTGGAATGGCCGTCACGCTAATTATCGGGCTTTGGATGCACGATGAGCTTTCCCATAATAGTTACTTCCACAACAAAGATAAAATTGCACAGGTCTTCCAATCACAGACGTTCAATGGTCGTACAGGGACCGGTCCCGCAATTCCGCTGCCCTTGGAGCCAGCGCTGCGCAATGGATATAGGGATAATTTTAAGTACCTTATGATGGCCTCTTGGACTCAGGACAGCTATATAAAATACAAAGAAAACAGCATATCACGGCCTGGCAATTATATGCAGCCCATGGCTCCGGAACTGCTGAATTTAGAAATCGTTAAAGGAGAAAAAGACGGTTTACGGGAAATTAATTCCATAATGCTTTCCGCATCCACGGCCGAAGCACTTTTTGGAGATGAAGACCCAATAGGTAAAGTAGTAAAAATTAGTAACCAATATGATTTAAACGTTTCCGCTGTTTATCAAGACATCCCCTTCAATAATACCTTCAATGACACCGATTACATTATTCCGTGGGACAACTATGTAGCTAACCGCGAATGGATAAAAAATTCGTTGGACAACTGGGGCAACAATTCGTTTCAAATGTTTGTCCAGCTTAAGGAAAATGTAGATGTGGCCGATGTTTCTGAAACCATTAGAAACGTTAAGAAAGACCTTAACGAAGATACGGCCGAGTTTAATCCGCAAATATTTCTATTGCCCATGGAAGATTGGTATTTGCGCAATAATTTTGTGGATGGCAAACAAGTTGGTGGGCGAATAAAATACGTCTGGCTTTTTGGTATCATCGGTGCCTTTGTGCTGCTTTTGGCCTGTATCAATTTCATGAACCTAAGTACGGCACGGTCGGAGAAAAGGGCTAAAGAGGTAGGTATTCGAAAATCCATAGGATCACAAAAGGGGCAATTAATCTATCAATTTTTAAGCGAATCTTTTTTGGTAGTACTGTTTGCCTATGTGGTGGCCATAGGAATTGTATTACTCAGTTTAAAAGGCTTTAACGAATTGGCGCTGAAAGAAATTGCTTTCCCTTGGAGCAATACAAGTTTTTGGATCCTCTCGGTGGTATTTATACTTTTTACAGCGTTATTGGCCGGTAGTTATCCAGCGCTCTATCTTTCCTCCTTTAAACCTGTAGATGTGCTCAAGGGTACGTTCAAATCTGGCAAATACGCTGGTCTGCCTAGAAAGGTATTGGTCGTCCTACAATTTACGGTTTCCGTAGCTTTCATTATAGGTACGGTAATCGTTATGCAGCAAATCAACCATGCAAAAAATCGTCCCATTGGCTATGATAGGGAGGGTTTGATTCAAATACCGACATGGTCCGCCGATTTTGAAGGAAAGACAGATGTAATGCGAGAGCAGTTTATAAGTTCTGGGGCAGCAATTGCTATGGCCACCTCTAGTAGTCCAACAACACAGATATGGTCCAATCGGAGCGGTTATACTTGGGAAGGAAAACCAGAAGGTTTCCAAGAAGACTTTGCCTGGACCGAAGTGTCCCCGGAATATGCCAGCACATTAGACCTAAAAGTTGTTCAGGGTAGGGATTTTTCAAGAGAAATGGCCTCTGACTCCTTGGGCATATTAATCAATAAAACAGCTGTGGCGTATATGGGTCTCGAAAATCCTGTCGGTACAATAATCCGTGATTCGGATGAAGAAGATCCAGGGCCTCCCATGAAGATTATCGGGGTTGTGGAGGACATGATTGCACAATCGCCTTATGAGCCCGTTAAACAGGCTTGGTACGTTTATGATCGCCATAATAATTTTAGTTATTATAATTTAAGGTTGAACCCGAAACAGAGTGCAAACCAGAGTATTGCGATAATAGAAAGGGTGTTCAAAGAAAACTTTCCGGCAATTCCCTTTCAGTATGACTTTGTAGATGATCAATATGCCCGGAAGTTTGCGGCGGAACAAAGAATTGGAACCTTATCCGGAATATTTACGGCCTTAGCCATTCTAATCAGTTGTTTAGGACTCTTTGGGCTTACTTCCTTCGTCGCCGAACAGCGTACCAAGGAAATTGGAGTGCGAAAGGTGCTGGGCGCATCGGTCTTCAACGTGTGGAATATGCTTTCCAAAGACTTTTTAAAATTGGTTACCATCTCATGCTTTATCGCCATACCCATTGCTTACTATGTGATGAACGGCTGGCTTCAAGACTATCCTTATCGCGTAATTCTGGAGTGGTGGATCTTTGCCTTGGCGGTCATTGGAGCTATGGGCGTAACGGTACTTACGGTAAGTTTCCAGGCTATTCGTGCTGCAAAGCAGAATCCGGTTAAAAGTTTACGCACCGAGTAG
- a CDS encoding FtsX-like permease family protein, which translates to MQQDFSQVESTVRFRDRGSLLLRKTGTETNTKELRVAFADSTLFDFFGIDLLVGDANKALVQPNTMVLTKTAAEKHFGVENALGQIMLLNNSDTYTVTGVIDDLPKNSFLRDHTVFMAMSGYADAQLVNWGSNNYFTFVKLIPSADVADFQEPLTGMLDTYMLPWAQQHFPGITKKSFIEAGNYLRYHTMPLTDIHLYSDRDAEMSANSSIQNIYILSFIGLFLIVLACVNFMNLSTAYSLKRAKEVGVRKTLGSNTRELIRQFLTESGLISFISLAVALIITILVLPFFNELSAKSVSIPFFNPLFWGLLMVATVLLALFSGSYPAFFMSRFRPVKTLKGGAQSNVGGGKIRNALVVFQFTISIFLIVSTMVVFQQLNFIQSKDLGFSKSQIVLVDDVFAVGDNLSSFKEEVLKIADVKNATISFYLPTPSSRSNSSYFREGAMTQENAIQMQAWSVDPDYITTLDMELIAGRNFNKQFATDSMAVIINEATLKVLGMNAEEAIGTQISQDIDLERPQFHKVIGVIKDFHYESLRENISALGLFWRETPGILAAKINTGDYTRTLADIENVWDVFAPGQPFNYRFMDDSFNTTYEAEQRLSMIFVIFTVLSIFIACLGLFGLAAFNAQKRTKEIGVRKVLGATVSQISYRLTVDFLKLVVVSIVISLPIGWYAMNKWLEDFSYRIEIGWWVFVLAASLGIAVAVITVSYQSIKAAIVNPVKSLRTE; encoded by the coding sequence ATGCAACAGGACTTTTCACAAGTAGAATCCACTGTGCGGTTTCGGGATAGAGGGAGTTTACTGCTCAGAAAAACGGGAACAGAAACCAATACAAAAGAACTAAGGGTTGCGTTTGCGGATTCTACGTTGTTTGATTTCTTCGGAATCGATTTATTGGTAGGCGATGCAAATAAAGCGTTGGTGCAACCAAATACGATGGTGTTGACCAAAACTGCGGCAGAAAAGCATTTTGGGGTTGAAAACGCTCTTGGGCAGATCATGTTGTTAAATAATAGTGACACTTATACGGTTACAGGAGTAATTGATGATTTACCAAAAAACTCTTTTCTGAGGGATCATACCGTCTTTATGGCCATGTCTGGTTATGCAGATGCCCAATTGGTCAATTGGGGAAGCAATAATTATTTCACATTTGTTAAACTCATCCCATCTGCCGATGTTGCGGATTTTCAAGAACCGTTGACCGGAATGTTGGATACCTATATGTTACCATGGGCTCAACAACACTTTCCGGGAATTACCAAAAAGTCCTTTATAGAAGCCGGTAATTATTTAAGATACCATACAATGCCATTGACGGACATCCATCTGTATTCAGATAGGGATGCTGAAATGAGTGCGAACAGCAGTATTCAAAATATTTACATACTTTCCTTTATAGGCCTTTTTCTCATAGTGCTGGCATGTGTTAATTTCATGAATCTTTCTACGGCCTATTCATTAAAGCGCGCTAAAGAAGTTGGCGTACGTAAGACTTTGGGTTCTAATACAAGGGAATTAATCAGGCAGTTCTTAACGGAGTCGGGTCTGATCTCGTTCATTTCTTTGGCCGTTGCACTTATTATAACCATTCTGGTACTGCCATTTTTTAATGAGCTATCGGCAAAATCAGTGTCCATTCCTTTTTTCAATCCGCTATTTTGGGGTCTATTGATGGTAGCCACTGTTTTATTGGCATTATTTTCTGGTAGTTATCCTGCATTTTTTATGTCAAGATTCAGGCCCGTAAAAACTCTTAAAGGTGGGGCGCAAAGTAATGTAGGAGGTGGAAAAATAAGGAACGCCTTAGTTGTTTTTCAATTTACCATATCTATTTTTTTAATCGTAAGTACCATGGTCGTTTTCCAGCAATTAAACTTTATACAGAGTAAGGACTTGGGTTTTTCAAAAAGTCAAATCGTACTGGTAGATGATGTTTTTGCGGTAGGGGATAATTTATCGTCGTTCAAAGAAGAGGTGTTAAAGATAGCGGATGTTAAAAACGCTACGATAAGCTTTTATCTGCCCACACCATCCTCAAGGTCTAACAGTTCCTATTTTAGGGAAGGGGCTATGACCCAAGAAAATGCTATTCAGATGCAGGCTTGGAGCGTGGACCCGGATTATATTACCACATTGGATATGGAACTGATCGCTGGCCGTAATTTCAATAAACAATTTGCCACAGATTCCATGGCGGTAATCATTAATGAGGCAACTTTAAAAGTTTTGGGAATGAACGCCGAAGAGGCTATAGGAACCCAAATCTCTCAAGATATAGATTTAGAAAGACCACAGTTCCATAAAGTTATCGGGGTTATAAAAGATTTCCACTATGAATCCCTAAGGGAAAACATAAGTGCCTTGGGTCTTTTTTGGAGAGAAACCCCTGGGATTTTGGCGGCAAAAATAAACACAGGTGATTATACAAGGACCCTTGCCGATATCGAGAATGTTTGGGATGTTTTTGCCCCAGGGCAACCGTTTAATTATCGGTTCATGGACGACTCCTTCAATACTACGTATGAAGCCGAACAGCGGCTGAGCATGATATTTGTCATATTTACCGTTCTTTCCATTTTTATTGCTTGTTTGGGATTATTTGGATTAGCTGCCTTTAATGCTCAAAAACGCACAAAAGAAATCGGGGTAAGAAAGGTATTGGGGGCTACCGTAAGTCAGATTTCGTACAGGCTTACGGTAGATTTTCTCAAGTTGGTCGTTGTCTCGATAGTCATCTCGCTCCCCATTGGCTGGTATGCCATGAACAAATGGCTGGAGGATTTTTCATATCGGATAGAAATAGGTTGGTGGGTATTTGTGCTTGCGGCTTCTTTAGGGATTGCCGTTGCCGTAATCACCGTAAGTTATCAGAGTATAAAAGCCGCTATAGTAAACCCTGTAAAGAGCTTAAGAACGGAATAA
- a CDS encoding ABC transporter permease, with protein MFKNHLKIAWRSLKKQPFFTFLNTFGLAIGMAGGILISLYIHDELNYDKMFADAERIYRIDTDIKFGGAEMRFCGGFRSYGGHHATGLFTSRIHCAVSG; from the coding sequence ATGTTTAAAAATCACCTTAAAATAGCTTGGAGAAGTCTCAAAAAGCAACCCTTTTTTACTTTCCTAAATACCTTTGGACTGGCCATTGGTATGGCCGGGGGAATATTGATTTCACTTTATATTCACGATGAGCTGAATTATGATAAAATGTTCGCCGATGCCGAGCGTATTTATCGGATAGATACGGACATTAAATTTGGTGGAGCCGAAATGAGATTCTGCGGAGGCTTCCGCTCCTATGGCGGCCACCATGCAACAGGACTTTTCACAAGTAGAATCCACTGTGCGGTTTCGGGATAG
- a CDS encoding ABC transporter permease, protein MLKNHIKISLRNLWKNKTLSLLNLVGLSIGVSSVLTLFFSVYAYYTADEHIPDQETIFYLKTQLKDGNSYREVPYPLIEKVVSISPEVLAGTHLHGWGNIWLENGNEEFQHRTDYADPEFFEVFGLPLKYGNQEMALKEKYSIILTDKVSQQIYGDENPVGKTLIGADTLSLTVTGVFEPISPYSSFRLGVLLPNTLLKNNPTFIAQTDWSNSFSPAYLKLRPETDITALKDRIEQLVQENYTDPALIAGMDVMPYSEMRTDIIPVVDTIISGSIAASLFVLLIILVNLLNLNTSTMFKRTKDIAVRKVLGSSKKNVVIQFCIENGILVFVSILISGILFLAVNLPRLNDTFGPEFGRISFDISKDYPVVVGIIAIGFLATLIVGIFPTLRFIKVPVTTGIKGKIEQMKSNFLLRNSFIILQFTIAILFISIAVILNQQIGFMKNADLGFERNNILVGNIDLDYKDLDAAKAKFNALLNALEANPYVKGVATSQAIPSDYYFNYTNFYDAANDKDVRIRRSYADDGYFKTLQVPVIKGRDFNRDMDAGEEQAVIINEAALKAFGWSSIEGKRLKFKTDNDLGYPIVGVVKDFHYQDLQNAVEPLVHIYRDKKALERHRFLTVKVVEGQEKQIENMIALAFNDISSRREYDQSRLTDKVSAQYQLIEGILKSVNITAILTIFISCLGMFGLISFLAKRKVKEIGIRKVLGASVAKIVVLLSKDYIILVSIATLIAFPIAWYMMNAWLGTFAYSISIEWWMFVVAGCIALLITAFTLGIQAVKSAVANPIKSLRTE, encoded by the coding sequence ATGCTTAAGAACCACATAAAAATATCATTACGGAACCTCTGGAAAAACAAAACATTGTCCCTTTTGAATCTTGTGGGCTTGAGCATTGGGGTCTCAAGCGTATTGACCTTATTTTTTTCGGTCTATGCTTATTATACGGCAGATGAACATATTCCTGATCAAGAAACTATTTTTTATCTGAAAACCCAGTTAAAAGATGGCAATAGCTACCGAGAAGTACCTTATCCGCTTATTGAAAAGGTTGTTAGTATCTCACCTGAGGTTTTAGCTGGGACCCACCTGCACGGTTGGGGCAATATTTGGTTGGAGAATGGCAACGAAGAATTTCAACACCGTACCGATTATGCCGACCCTGAATTCTTTGAGGTTTTCGGTCTTCCGCTGAAATACGGAAACCAAGAAATGGCCTTGAAAGAAAAATATTCCATTATCCTTACTGATAAAGTAAGCCAGCAAATTTATGGTGATGAGAATCCGGTTGGTAAAACCTTGATTGGTGCCGATACCTTGAGCCTGACCGTAACCGGGGTTTTTGAACCTATAAGTCCGTATTCTTCGTTTCGGTTGGGCGTATTATTACCCAATACCCTGTTAAAGAACAATCCAACGTTCATTGCTCAAACGGACTGGAGCAATAGTTTTTCCCCAGCTTATTTAAAACTAAGACCTGAGACCGATATCACCGCGCTGAAAGATCGTATTGAACAATTGGTACAGGAAAACTATACAGACCCTGCTCTTATTGCTGGCATGGACGTGATGCCTTATTCCGAAATGCGTACCGATATAATTCCTGTAGTAGATACCATAATCAGTGGTTCTATTGCGGCATCTTTATTTGTATTGTTGATTATTTTGGTGAACCTGCTCAATCTTAACACTTCTACCATGTTTAAACGAACAAAAGACATTGCCGTCCGCAAAGTCTTGGGCAGTAGCAAAAAGAATGTGGTCATACAGTTTTGTATCGAAAACGGTATCTTGGTTTTTGTTTCCATCCTCATTTCCGGAATTTTATTTTTAGCGGTCAATCTTCCGAGATTAAACGACACCTTTGGCCCAGAATTTGGCCGCATCTCATTCGATATTTCTAAAGACTATCCCGTGGTTGTGGGCATTATTGCCATAGGGTTTTTGGCTACTTTGATTGTGGGTATTTTTCCAACGTTACGCTTTATCAAAGTACCGGTAACCACAGGAATCAAAGGAAAAATTGAACAAATGAAGAGCAACTTTCTGTTGCGTAATTCCTTTATCATTTTACAGTTTACCATCGCCATTCTTTTTATCAGTATCGCAGTCATTTTGAACCAACAAATTGGGTTTATGAAAAATGCCGATTTAGGGTTTGAGCGAAATAATATTTTGGTTGGTAATATTGATTTGGACTATAAAGATTTGGATGCCGCCAAAGCAAAGTTCAATGCCCTATTGAATGCATTAGAAGCCAACCCCTATGTAAAAGGTGTTGCAACCAGTCAAGCGATACCTTCCGATTATTATTTCAACTATACCAACTTTTACGATGCTGCTAATGATAAAGATGTGCGCATTAGAAGGTCTTATGCAGATGATGGCTATTTTAAGACGCTCCAAGTGCCTGTTATAAAGGGACGGGATTTTAACCGGGATATGGATGCTGGCGAAGAACAGGCAGTAATCATTAACGAAGCGGCCCTAAAGGCATTTGGTTGGTCGAGCATTGAAGGTAAACGTTTAAAATTCAAGACAGACAATGACCTGGGTTACCCCATTGTCGGAGTGGTTAAAGACTTTCACTATCAAGATTTGCAGAATGCCGTAGAACCTTTGGTGCATATCTACAGGGACAAAAAAGCACTTGAAAGGCATCGGTTCTTGACCGTCAAAGTAGTTGAGGGACAAGAAAAGCAAATCGAAAATATGATTGCCTTGGCTTTCAATGATATTTCATCTAGACGAGAGTATGATCAATCCCGGTTGACCGATAAGGTAAGTGCACAATACCAACTCATAGAGGGTATTTTGAAATCGGTCAACATTACAGCCATCCTGACTATCTTTATTTCGTGTTTGGGCATGTTTGGGTTGATTTCCTTTTTGGCAAAACGCAAGGTCAAAGAAATTGGTATTCGAAAAGTGTTGGGCGCAAGTGTTGCCAAAATCGTGGTACTACTCTCTAAAGATTACATCATTCTTGTAAGCATTGCTACCTTGATCGCCTTCCCTATTGCCTGGTATATGATGAATGCTTGGTTGGGCACTTTTGCTTACAGCATTAGCATTGAATGGTGGATGTTTGTTGTTGCAGGGTGCATTGCCTTGCTCATCACCGCGTTTACCCTTGGGATACAAGCAGTAAAATCAGCGGTGGCCAACCCGATAAAAAGTTTAAGAACAGAATAA